The DNA window TGCATCACCGCCTATCCCTTCGCGTTTAACGATTTTAGTCTTTATCGGAAGTTTATGGGAGGCAAGTGTCAAGGCTTCCTTAGCCACATCTTCTGGAATTCCTGCCAGCTCAAAAAGTATCCGTCCCGGCTTTACCACCGCAACCCAATATTCTGGAGAGCCCTTGCCGCTTCCCATACGGGTCTCGGCAGGCTTTTTCGTAACCGGTTTGTCCGGAAATATCTTTATCCAAACTTTTCCGCCTCTTTTAACATACCTTGTTATTGCAATTCTCGCAGCTTCTATCTGGCTGCTCGTAATCCATGCCGGTTCTAGGGCCTGCAGTCCGTACTCTCCGTAAGTAACCTCAGTCCCACGGGTAGCCCTGCCTTTAATTGTGCCGCGCTGCTGCTTCCTGTACTTTACCCGCTTCGGCATTAACATTGGCTTCTCCTCCTTCCGCCTGTTTTTCGTCTTTCTTTGAGGGGAGGACGTCGCCCCTGTATATCCAAACCTTCACACCTATTCGCCCGTAGGTGGTATGGGCTTCAGCAAAGCCGTAACTTATATCGGCGCGGAGCTTCTGAAGCGGAATCGTACCTTCGCGATACCATTCAGTCCTCGCTATTTCAGCACCAGCCAGTCTTCCGCTCACCATCATCTTTACCCCTTTTGCTCCTGCCTTCAGAGCTCTTGCTATTGCCTGCTTCATGGCTCTGCGATACGAAATTCGGCGCTCAATTTGAGCTGCTATATTTTCCGCCACCAACTGGGCTTCCAGATCTGGCTCCTTTATTTCAATTACGTTCACCGCTATCTGCTTGCCGGTCATTGCTTCTAGCTCACTTCTGAGCTCTTCCACGCCGGTACCGCCCTTACCTATGACCATACCTGGCTTCGCTGTATTTATTGTAACCCGGACGCGGTTAGCCGCTCTCTCTATTTCGATTCTGGATATTCCCGCTGTATAAAATTTATTTTTGATGAGCTTACGGATATTGAAATCTTCCAGCACCAGGTCGGCAAAGTTCTTTTCCGCATACCACCGGGAATCCCAATCTCTAATTATTCCAAGTCTCAGCCCATGCGGATGTACCTTTTGGCCCAAATTTTATCCCTCCTTTTCCTTTAATACCACCGTAATGTGGCTGGTTTTTTTGCGTATCATTGCAGCCCTGCCGAAAGCTCTAGCCCTGAACCTCTTTAGCGTCGGCCCTTGGTCTGCAAAGCACTTGTAGATATAAAGCGCATCCGGATTCATGTTGTGGTTGTTTTCGGCATTGGCAACCGCCGAGCGGATTAGCTTTGCCACAATTTTAGATGCCCTTTTAGGCGTAAACTGCAGGATATTCAAGGCCTCATCCACTTTCTTGCCCCTTATGAGGTCTAAGACAATCCTTACTTTTCTCGGCGCTATTCTCACGTATCTCGCCTGTGCCCTAGCTTCCACCTTAACTTACCTCCTTTACCCGGTGTTTACTTTAGTGCGGTCGACCTTTCCGTATGCTCGCCGTGACCCCTAAACGTTCTAGTGGGGGCAAACTCTCCTAGTTTATGGCCAACCATATCTTCCGTAATATATATGGGAACGTGTTTTCTCCCATCGTGAACCGCTATGGTGTGTCCCACCATCTCCGGAACAATCGTGGAGTCTCGAGACCAAGTCTTAATCACCTTTTTTTCTCTTTTTTCGTTCATCGCCCTTATTTTTTTCAGTAGTTTAGGGTCCACAAAAGGGCCTTTTTTTGCAGAACGACCCATTATTCTACCTCCTTTCACCGGTTATTTGCGGCGTTTTACAATATATTTATCCGACGGCTTGTTCTTCTTGCGAGTCTTGTAACCCAATGTGGGTTTGCCCCACGGCGTAACAGGATGTTTGCGGCCAATTGGCGCTTTTCCTTCGCCGCCTCCATGCGGGTGGTCTACCGGGTTCATGGCAGAACCGCGGACGTGAGGCCTTCTCCCGAGCCATCTTGAGCGGCCTGCTTTGCCAAGGGTGATGTTCTCATGTTCCAAGTTGCCTACCTGTCCTACTGTTGCTCTGCATTCTTCGGGCACCATCCTCATTTCGCCCGATGGCAACCTTAGCGTCGCATATCCGTTTTCTTTAGCCATAACTTGGGCCGCTGCGCCAGCCGCCCTTGCCAACTGACCCCCTTTGCCCGGATAAAGTTCCACGTTGTGGACGATGGTTCCAACAGGTATGTGAGATAGCGGGAGCGCATTCCCCGGCTTAATGTCCGCATTGGGGCCCGACTCCACTACGTCGCCCACCTTCAGTCCTACAGGTGCTAATATATAGCGTTTTTCTCCATCCATATAGTGCAAAAGCGCTATCCTCGCGGAACGGTTAGGGTCATATTCTATAGCCGCCACCTTAGCCGGCACACCGTCTTTGTCCCGTTTGAAATCTATTATCCTGTACTTTCTTTTGCTGCCGCCGCCCCGGTGTCTCGCTGTAATTCTTCCCTGCATGTTGCGACCAGCTTTTTTCTTGAGA is part of the Caldanaerovirga acetigignens genome and encodes:
- the rplV gene encoding 50S ribosomal protein L22, with translation MEARAQARYVRIAPRKVRIVLDLIRGKKVDEALNILQFTPKRASKIVAKLIRSAVANAENNHNMNPDALYIYKCFADQGPTLKRFRARAFGRAAMIRKKTSHITVVLKEKEG
- the rpsC gene encoding 30S ribosomal protein S3, with protein sequence MGQKVHPHGLRLGIIRDWDSRWYAEKNFADLVLEDFNIRKLIKNKFYTAGISRIEIERAANRVRVTINTAKPGMVIGKGGTGVEELRSELEAMTGKQIAVNVIEIKEPDLEAQLVAENIAAQIERRISYRRAMKQAIARALKAGAKGVKMMVSGRLAGAEIARTEWYREGTIPLQKLRADISYGFAEAHTTYGRIGVKVWIYRGDVLPSKKDEKQAEGGEANVNAEAGKVQEAAARHN
- the rpsS gene encoding 30S ribosomal protein S19, which translates into the protein MGRSAKKGPFVDPKLLKKIRAMNEKREKKVIKTWSRDSTIVPEMVGHTIAVHDGRKHVPIYITEDMVGHKLGEFAPTRTFRGHGEHTERSTALK
- the rplB gene encoding 50S ribosomal protein L2; the protein is MGIKKFKPTSPGVRFMTVSTFEEITKKEPEKSLVEILKKKAGRNMQGRITARHRGGGSKRKYRIIDFKRDKDGVPAKVAAIEYDPNRSARIALLHYMDGEKRYILAPVGLKVGDVVESGPNADIKPGNALPLSHIPVGTIVHNVELYPGKGGQLARAAGAAAQVMAKENGYATLRLPSGEMRMVPEECRATVGQVGNLEHENITLGKAGRSRWLGRRPHVRGSAMNPVDHPHGGGEGKAPIGRKHPVTPWGKPTLGYKTRKKNKPSDKYIVKRRK
- the rplP gene encoding 50S ribosomal protein L16; the protein is MLMPKRVKYRKQQRGTIKGRATRGTEVTYGEYGLQALEPAWITSSQIEAARIAITRYVKRGGKVWIKIFPDKPVTKKPAETRMGSGKGSPEYWVAVVKPGRILFELAGIPEDVAKEALTLASHKLPIKTKIVKREGIGGDANEG